CTGCCTGGATCCAGGAAAACTATCCTGAGGTGATTCTTCTTTTCGGGAATGGAAATTTGTTCTGGTCTGCCGGAGTAAATAAGGGAGTGGAATACGCTTTGTCACAAAGTAAAAAACCATCTCATATCCTATTTTGGAACAAGGATCTATTTATTGAAAAAACATATTTCAATCTACTTCATAATCTGATCGTTAATAATCCTGAAAACACCATCATATCTTCAAAAATGTACAGGAAAAGTACTCCTGATATATTGTTCTCCTTCGGAGGTAAATACAAGCCATGGACAGACACCAAAATAAATGTTGGAACCGGACAAAAAGACGGGAAAGCTTTCAATAGCAAAATGGAAATTGACTGGTGCGGAGGAATGGCAGTAACCATTCCTACAGAAGTCTTCAATCAGATTGGGCTGTGTGACGCTGTTAACTTTCCTCAGTATGACGGAGATACCGATTTCTTTTTACGAGCTGGCTATGCAGGATTTAAAGTATTGATATTTCCTGAGTTAAAAGCCTGGAATGTTCATGAAAACACAGGGAGAAAGGAAAAATTTTCACTACAAAATCTCAAGTGGTATCTTACCAATATACGATCGTACAAGAATTTTCAGATCAGTTATACTTTTTTGAGAAAGCACTCTAAAGGTCCTATTGCTTATTTGTTTTTTATCAGTCGTTATATTGTTTTTATCAGTAAGTATTGCGTTAAGATCCTTATACATTCAAGGCGATGAGGTCTGCAGGTCTTTTATTAAATATTCAAATATTCCTTGTAGCTCTGGCAATCGCCATTTTTACGCTGGGGTTTACCTATTTTACCCTCTTCGTAAGTCTCTTGATAGTCACGACTAGCTATCCGAAGTTTGTAGTACCCAGGAATACTCTTTTGTTTTATATTATCGTATTCATGTCAGGAAGCCTGATTGCC
This DNA window, taken from Muriicola soli, encodes the following:
- a CDS encoding glycosyltransferase family 2 protein, whose amino-acid sequence is MEHRISILIPVFNELQYTKLCLENLSSTLEYYKEHTDSPWTFEIVVIDDGSTDGTSAWIQENYPEVILLFGNGNLFWSAGVNKGVEYALSQSKKPSHILFWNKDLFIEKTYFNLLHNLIVNNPENTIISSKMYRKSTPDILFSFGGKYKPWTDTKINVGTGQKDGKAFNSKMEIDWCGGMAVTIPTEVFNQIGLCDAVNFPQYDGDTDFFLRAGYAGFKVLIFPELKAWNVHENTGRKEKFSLQNLKWYLTNIRSYKNFQISYTFLRKHSKGPIAYLFFISRYIVFISKYCVKILIHSRR